CTGACCAAAACGTAGAAGCCATGTTTGAAGCCACGAAAACTTTGTTTGCGGCTCCTCCTGCCAATCCCCAGGAGTATTTTGAGCGCAGCATGGCCTTTTCACAACAAGCCGGTAATTTTACCTTTTTCGTTGATTTAAAGGTTTCAGCTGAACGCAAGGATCTTTATGTAATGAAGTTTGATCCCGCCAGCAAGCAAATCTTGGGGATCAATGAAAAGGATTTGGAATATACGCCTCCTCAACTCAGTGCCATGAGTGCACGCAGTGCCACCTTGCGTCGCCTGAATGCCGCTGTTGAAGGCAAAGTGTTCTTCTACGGTGAAGAGCAGGGTAAGTTTCTGGACCCCCAGCGGTTTATCCCGATCCCTGCTGAGGTATTGAATCCTCAGTTGCAGGCCGCCCGTGCCCGTGTTGCTGCCCAGTCAGCTATGAACACCTACCGTGTGGCCCCCAGAACCACGGCTTATCCAGTGATTCGCCGCTAAGTTATAAGTTTTTACTCTCTATTCCTACACTTTCCCCGGGCGCAATGCCCGGGTTTTCTTTTGCCTTTAAAAGAGTTGACGAAAATTCTGGTGCAGATTTTCTGCCTGGATTTTTTGTTGCAGGTTTTTCAGTTCTGAACTGAGATCGGGATTGAGCTTTAAGGCTTCTGCAATGGCTGCCGTTGCTTTCTCAATTTGCCCGTTTTTGAAATAGGCTTCCGCCAGAATTTTAAAGTCCAACCCCTTGAGATTGGGACGTTGCCCGTTGGTTTTGAGCATTTCTTCCATGACTTGAATCAGCTCGGGCCAACGTTCTTTTTTGAGCAGGGGCCGTGCTTTTTTGCGGTAACAGCGACACAGTTGGGCGTAGACGTGGTTATCGCCTGCCGGAGCCTCTTGCAAGGCCTGTTGATAAATCTTAAAAGCGGTTTCAATCTCTTTGGCTTCAAAAAAGCGATCCGCATCAAAAATCAGGCTTTGATAACGGCTGCGTTTTTGTGGGGCCGGGCTGCCGGGACGGCCGAGAGGTTTTCTTTGCATGCTTTGCTCCTGAGCAAGGGGATGGCTGAAATTGTACCTTATTTTTGAAATTCAAAAAATCAATTCAAAATTTTTGGAACAAATAAAGAGTGATTTGCGTCCTCTAGAAAATATCATCCCAAATTTATGTAAAGGAGTACAGATACCATGAAAATTCGCATTCATACCCAGTATGCCACTGCATCTTTGATGGCAGTGAGTGTATCTGTGCCCCCGTTTTACTGAGTTTTGTCTGAACCCTGTGGGTATAGACAACTCCAGAAGTCTATACCAGTCAGGGTTTTCTCCTTCAATAGCAGCTTAACCCCTCGCCGGTATAACTCCGGGAGGGGATTTCGTTTTGGAATTATTTTAGGAGGTAAGCACAATGTTTGCGATTGAATGTCATGAGGTCTGCAAGACCTTTCAAGATGGCAATTGGTGGTCTAAGCAGCGTAAGCAATTCAAAGCAGTAGATCACGTCAGTTTTCAGGTGCCCAAGGGAGAGGTCTTTGGCCTCTTGGGTACCAATGGATCAGGCAAATCGACTTTGATTCGCATGCTCTCTACGCTTTTACTGCCAGACAGTGGTTCTGTGCGGATTATGGGCTTGGATATTGAAGCTTCGGCCATGGAAGTGAGACGCCTGATTAACCGGGTGGCTGTGGATGCAGCTTTTTTCAAAAAGCTTTCAGCCTGGGAAAATCTTTCCTATTCTGCCCGTCTGTATGGGATTCATCCTGGCCAGAACCGTGAGCGGATTGTGGGGATTTTGACCCGTTTGGGTCTGAAAGAAGCCAAGCTGCACGATTCGATTGAGGATATGTCGCGCGGGATGCAGCAAAAGGTGGCGATTGCGCGGGCTTTGATTGCGGTTCCGCCCGTTTTGCTCTTGGACGAACCCACCACGGGTTTGGATCCTGTTTCAAAACGTGAGGTGCGGAATTTTATCCGTGAGGTCCGTCAGGATCACGCCACTTCGATTTTGCTGACCACCCATGATATGCAGGAGGCCGAAGAACTCTGTGATCGGATTGCGATTATGAGTGAAGGCCGACTGGTAAAAGTGGGAAGCATGGAGGTTTTGCGTGCTGCTGCGGCAAAAACCCATGAAGAAAAACAAACACTCGGATTGGAAGAAATCTTTTTTCGTCTGACCGGGAAATCTATACACGAGGAAGGAATGACTTATGTTTCATAGTCGTCGTTTAAAAATTGGAGGCATGCGCGAACTCTATGCGGTGGTTGCCTTTGTGGAGCGACAGTTTAATCTCTGTAAGCGCTACTGGACCTGGGAACTGGTCTTTTTGTTCTATACGGTGATTAATACGCTGACGATTGCGTTTATCGCCGTGGGGATGCAGAAACAAGGCCATGCGATTCAACCGGATTATGTATTTTATCTGGTGATCGGGGCCCTGATGTGGGGGTTTCTGGGAATTATTTTCCATGAGATCTCGAACTCTATCAGTTGGGAGCGTTGGGAAGGCACGATTGAACAGACCTTTATGGCCCCTGTGCAACGTCTGACCCATTTGGGCGGTGTCTGTTCCTTTGCGGTACTGTATGGCCTTTTGAGAACAGGACTGGTTTTGGTGGCTATGACCTTTTTCTTTGGCATGGGCTTGCCCAAGGCCAATTATGCGGGTGCGCTTCTGGTTTTGGGGGCTGCCAGCCTGTCTTTTATTGGTTTGGGCTTAATGGCGGCGATTTTGCCCTTGCTCTCACCTGAAAAAGGCTCACAGGCTACGCATATCATGGAAGGGGTTTTGCTGCTGGTTTCAGGGATTTACTATCCTGTTGAGGCTTTGCCCGAGTGGCTGCAAAGCTTTGCGATTTTCTCACCGGCGACTTATGCGCTGGAGGGGGTACGCAAGGCCCTGCTTCAGGGAGCGGGAGTAGCAGAACTTTGGCCCTTGGCCGCTAAACTGCTCTTGATGTCGCTGCTCTTTGTTCCGCTGGGCTTGGGGATCTTTCATACAGCAGAAACCTATGCCAAACGCGCGGGACTATTGAAGCGCAATGGTTAATCCGGGCTTTCCAGCTGAGCCAGCCTTTGCTCTGCTCTTCGAATCGCCTCCTGGCGTTGTAGGTATTGGGTTCTGGCCTGATACAGATGGGCTCTGTGTGGGCTGGAAAGATAGTTGAGAATACGGGCTGATTCTTCAGGGCTTTCGCCCTCAAGAATCAGCCCTTTCTGCGCACAGAGCCAGCGCAGGCATTCTTCAGCGCGTTGGGGATTCAGCAGGATCTGACGTACAGGAAAGAAAGAGGCAAGGCTTTCAGCGAGCTGGATGAATTCCTGGTTTTCGTGGAGCGGGGGCTTGGGGCCGGTCTGAAAACAGGGGGCTTTAAGCAGCCAGAGCAAGGGGCCGATCCAATCAAGCAGGTTCCCTGTACAGGATGGAAGCTGTTTTTGGAGCTGTTTGCGCGCTTTGGCCTGGGGGACGATGCCTTGTTTCGTGAGCTGGGCCGCTAAATGGTTTTGCCAGTCTGAATCGCTCATGGCTTGGGGTCTGAATAGCGCTGCTGGGCAAGCTTGAAGATGCTTAAGCAAGGCCTTGAGGGCTGCCATTTCAGGCATGGCTCAGCCTCATTAGCAAAGCACGCATCAGTTGCTGGATATCCTGTTCAGAACTTACGGCATGGAAGAACCAGCCCATTTTTTGAAAGGGCAATACTTCTGCTGGGGTTTGCAAATATTCAGGCAAATTGAGCAGGAGGCTGCCTCCGCCCCTGGCATTTTGAAGACTGGTCTTGAGCAGGGACTTCAGTTCTGAGCTTGCCAAGGCTTCGAGCAGGCCCTGATCTGAGATCAGAAGCAAGTGACAGGCTTCTGATGCGGGGCGCAGATAGCGTTCGCTGAGTAAGTCACTTGGAAATCGGGTGGCTCCACCTAAATAATGGCTCAGCAAGCTGAGCACTTGCTGCTCGTTGCGTGTGAAGGGCGTGGTCTCTAAGCCTTCGTCGGGGCCGCTCCAGAGGGTGATTCTTACTTTCCAGCCCTGATGCAGAGCCGATAAAGCCAGAACCACGGCAGACAGTACGGGCCAGGAACAAGTGTGGGCAGGATTGGGCAGAGAGCCGGAGGCATCCAGGTAAATGTCCAAGGCCTGAATCGGTAGGCGTGTGTTTTTTTTCGTATCATTTGACCAATATTGCTTAACAGTTGTAAAGCCCGGAACAATGCGTGGGCTCTGGATCAGGCTGTCAATCCAGGCGATTTCTTCAATCGGAGTGTCCAAAAGCCAGGGATCTGTGCCTTCGAGTAGGGGCTCCTGGGGCTGGGTCTGCATGGGTATTTTCCAGGGAGCCAGCAAGGGCTGGGCCTTTTGACGATAAAAAGCAATGCAGGCTTCTTGTTCTGAGAGCGTTTGACCCCAGGCTTGCCAGAAGTGAAGAAAGTGGCGGGGAGATTCCTGGCCCAAATGTCCGGCATGGGCACTCTTTTCTGCTTTTTCAGGCTTGAAAAGTGGCAAGGTTTTGCCAGGGTGGGAGGTTTCAGCGGGTGGTTTTGAGCTGGCGTGTGTGAGCGCTCCGTTTAAATCATGTGCCTCTCCCAGATCCGTTCCTTCTGAGAGCAGGAGGGGATGGGGTTCCTGTAGGAGTGCAGGTCGACAAAGCCTGGCAAAAGTGGAAAGGCCTTTTAAATCCTGGGTTTTGGAGCTATATACCACATCAGCCAATTCAAAAGCATCTGCTTCTTGATGGAGAGGCAGTCTTTCTTTTAAAACCTGACCTGCTGGCAGGCGAAGGAGGATTTCGTAAGCGCGTAAAACACGTTTCCAAAGTTCAGAGGGTTGAGCCGGTGCCCATTTTTGCAGGAACCCGATCAGGTTTAAATCGCTTTTGTGTGCCAAGCTGTGGTTGATTAAGAGATCCTGCCAGAGATTGGCCAAAGCGGGCAAGGAACTGAGATATTCGGGTAAAATCTGGGCGAGTATTTCAAGACTGCGCTGGTGCACCAGGTGTGAGGCCGGGCAGTAAAAAAGATGACCCGCTTCATGCGCTAAAATTTCAGTCAGATAGGGCAAAAGCCCTTCCGCTTCAATGCGTGGGCCATTGAGCAGGATCTGGCCAGAACGCAGATGGACACGGGCCAAATCCTGAGCCAGCCCCCAGTGAGCGCGTTCTGCTGGGGTTTGAATATAGAGTGGAAGGGGGATAAAACGGGGGGTATGCACCCAGACTGCCTGGGCTTTCTGCCAAGAAAGGGCAAGCGCTTCCATTTAGGGTTTTAAAATGGCAGAACTAAGCCCCAGAGGCAAGAGAACGCCTAAAAACAGAGCCAAACCCATGAGTAGAGTTGCAATTCCCTGAATCAGGAAGACCAGAATTCCACTGATAACGCTCAGAGCATAGCTTTTTTGCAGCAAATAGAGATAGAGGGCAAAAGGGGCGAGAGTGCCAACTATCTGAGGAATAATAGGAATGAACATGCCAGCCAACCCCATCAGCAGGCCGATAAAAAGCGAACCCAGAAAAGAAAGCAGATTAACCTTCAAGGCTGTTCCAAAGCGATTTTCGGCAATATTAAAAAATTTGAGTGTGAAATAAAGCATAAAACTGCTGAAGATCAGCAGCAGAGCCAGCAAAGGGAAAATCATGAAAGCGCCAAAGAACATTTCCATGGTGGCTTGGCTCCTTTTTCTGTTGAAAGACTGTTTTTACGATAGCATAAGCCTGCGTTGGCAGCCATCCTTCTTTTTTGAGCCTTGGCTTGGGTTTTTTCAGGCTCGGCTCTTCAGAGACGGGCTTTGCATCGGCTATAATGGGGAAGCCAGAGTATCGCAAAGGGGAAAAGCCATGGACACGAGATCTCAAAGCAGTTCCGGTGGTTGGAATGATCCAAGCATGGGGTATATTCAAAAGGCCGCTGACGCAGCCAGTAGTATTGAACCCATCGCGACACCAGATCTTCCCAATGAGGCGATTGAGGAAATCGCCCAAATTCTGGCTTCTATGTTTCACTACCGACATCAAGTGGATATTGTCCACCGCTTTGAAGTGATGAAACGTCTGCGTGAAGAAGCTGTCGTATTGCGTAAAACGATACAGGACAAAGGTCGGGCGGCGGTTCGGCTTGACGATTTGTTTGAACACCATTCTCTGCATACTGTAATTTATAAATCCCAGGTAGAAGCTTGGTTGGCTCTGCGTGCTCAGAAACCAACCTATGGCAAAGAACCTCCTGAGCGTTGCCCAGCTTGCGATATGCCCCTGGTAAACAGTTGGACCTGTCTGGGCTGTGGGCTTGAACTTGAAAGCCCCTATCTGCGCATGCAACTGCGGGCTTCTTCACAAAGCCAGATCCGCCATTTGCCCTATCACTACGCGCTTTTATCTGATACTGAGCGCCGCCGCCTGCTGTTTATTAACTGCCGTGAAGGCCATCGTGTGGGCTGGGAAATCGATGCTGAACAATGGGCTGTTGAGGCCCCCATGAGTGCCCTTTATCTGGACAAGCATCGGATTTTACTGACGGATCGCCAGCAGAACCGGGTTTTTGAAGTGGGCATGTTTGGGGAATTGCTTTGGGAGTTTAATACTGAGGAATCTGAACGCCATGCGCTGTTTGAGCCTTCCCGTGTGACCCTTTTTCACCGTGCCCAGGATGAATATTTTTTGATTGCAGATACGGGCAACCACCGTGTTTTGATGGTGGATCGCCACCACCGGATTCATTGGCAATATGGCATGATGGGAGAAGCGGGAGCAGATGATGGCTATCTGGATTCTCCGACAGATTTACAAATGACTTCAGATGGACATGTTCTGATTGTAGACAGTGGCAATAACCGGGTGATTGAAGTGAATTCTGACAATGGCCGGATTGTTTGGCAGGCTCCCGAACATCTGGGTCTTTTACAGCCTGTCTTTGCCGAGCGCTTGCAGAATCACCATATGATTATCGTGGATGCAGGCAATTACCGGGTTTTGGAACTCAACCCCCAGGGTGAATTGGAAGAAGAGGTCAATTATTATAATCAGAACCTCGATCCCCGTTTTCGTCTCGACAATCCCACCCAGTATATCCGCCGTGAAAACCAGAATATTCTGCTGGGCAGCGCCCAGCGCATGATGGAAATTGACCTGATTCACAAACATGCTCTGTGGGTGGCACCTCTCAATGATTTGAACTATGAATACCAGGATGAGATTCTGCATTCGCTTGACCCCAATGAAGAATTTGTGGCTTTGGTCGAAAAGCAGGATGCTCCTCCCATGGAGCAACTGAGTCTGAACCGTGTGCTGCAGCGAACCCAGGTTTTTCAAAATGCCCCCGAAGAATTTTTGGAAGTCTTAACGCCCTATCTGACCATGCATACCTATTACCCCGAAGAAAAGATCGTCAAAGAGGGCGAAACAGGCGATGCCATGTATATTCTGCGCAAGGGCAAGGTACATGTGGTGCGGGGAGAGGATACCCTTTTGGCCACCCTGGAAACCGGCGATATCTTTGGCGAAATGGCGCTGGTTTTAAGCGAACCACGCAGTGCCACTGTCAAAGCCAGTACGACCTGCGAAGTGTATCGCTTGAGCAAATGGGCCTTTGAAACCGCAATTCAGGCCTTTCCGGATGTGTACCATCGCATTCAGGAACTGGCCCAGAACCGGGCGGCGATCACCCGTTTGAAAACCGGGCGCCATCTCTCTGCTGCAGAAGCCTCTGAGGTTTTGCAAACCCTTTTGGATACGCAACTGGAGCGCTTGCAAAAAATTAAGTCGGAATACAAGCACCAGGCCCAGTCCGTGATCGTATTCCGGCCTCCTTGGCGTTTGATGTATACCAAAATTGAACAGCATGCCATTCATGCCGCGATTCGTGAGGGCTGGCACTGTTTCGAGCTGCATCTGCACAGCCGCAGTGGTGAAAAAATGACCCTGGATCAGGTCTGTCCTGTCATTTTGCTTTTGCGCGAACAGGGAGAACTGATCAAACTTCATCCTTCAGCCGATGCGATCAGGAGGGATTTACTCAACGATACCCTGGCCTTGACCTTGATTACACATCATTCCCGTGAGCAGATTCTTGAAGACTTGGGCAGTATGCAGGGTTGGGCTCCGACTCAAATTTTTGAAATAGATTTTTAAACCCAACGGAGAAAATCTATCCCGTGCCGGTTGGGCTTGAATCCGGGTACAATAGAGCACTGGCTTGCGCCTAAGGCGTAGCGTCAATTCCTGTATGATTCGAGGGATGCCTGTGATTGAAAGAGATTTGGCCCAACTGGCTGTAGATACGGCCCTGCAGCGTGGAGCAACCTATGCCGACGCCCGGATTATCCGCTTGCAAACCGAGCAATTGGATATTCGCAATGGCAATGTAAATGGCATTAAACAACACCTGGAAGTCGGTATCGGCATTCGGGTTCTGGTAGATGGGGCTTGGGGCTTTGCAGCCAACCCCGATTTGAAAAAATCCAAGGTTGAAATTGCGGTGGATCGTGCGATTGCCCTGGCCCGTGATTCAGCCCATCTGTACCATGCCCCCGTGGTTTTGGCACGGCGTGCGCCGATTGTCACGGTTTGGAAATCCCCCTGTCAGATTGATCCTTTTGGAGTTTCGCTGGAAGACAAGTTGGGCTTTTTATTTGAAGCAGAAGAAGAAATGCGCCGGGTCAAAGGCATTGCCTTTACTGAAGCCGGCATGGATCTCTGGAAAGAATGGCAGCTTTTTGTGAACAGCGATGGCAGCCAGATTGAACAGGAAATCGTGCAGACCGGCTCTGGCCTTTCGGCTACAGCGGTTTCAGATACCGATGTGCAAACCCGTTCGTTTCCCTCTTCCTTTGGTGGACAGTTTAAATCTGCTGGATATGAGCTGATTCCCACGCTGAACCTCAAAGACAATGCCCAGCGCGTGGCTGAAGAGGCCGTGCAGTTGCTGACTGCCAAGGCCTGCCCGGTGGGTGAAAAGACCCTGATTCTGGGGGGCTCACAACTGGCTTTGCAAGTACACGAATCCTGTGGGCATCCGGTGGAATTTGACCGGGTGCTGGGTCATGAAGCAGATTTTGCTGGCACCAGCTTTTTAACCCCTGAAAAACGCAATAACTTTCAGTACGGCTCTGAAATTGTGAATATTGTGGCCGATGCCACTGCTCCTGGCGGGCTGGGGAGCTTTGGCTATGATGACGAGGGCACGCCTGCCCAGAAATCAGACATTATCAAAGATGGCCGTTTTGTAGGCTACCTGATGAGCCGTGAAACCGCTGAAAGCAATGAAATGGAATCGAATGGGGCCATGCGTGCTCAGGGGTGGAATCATACCCCGATTGTGCGCATGTCGAATATCAACCTGTTGCCCGGTGACTGGGAACTTCAGGCCATGATCGAGTCGACTGAAGATGGGATTATGGTTTGCGATAACCGCAGCTGGTCAATCGATGACAAGCGTCTGAATTTCCAGTTTGGCGGTGAGCTGGGCTGGGAAATCAAGGGTGGCAAAATTGTCGGCATGGTCAAGAACCCGACCTATACCGGCATTACGCCTCAATTCTGGCGCAGCTGTGACGCGATTGCCAATCAGAATCATTATCAAATCTGGGGCACGCCCAATTGCGGCAAGGGCCAGCCGATGCAAGTGGCCCGTGTGGGTCACGGGGTTTCCTATGCCCGCTTCCAGAACGTGAAAGTAGGTGTGGGCTATGCTGAATAAGAAAAAAGCGCAGGAGATTCTCTCTGAGGCGATTCGCTATTCGCCGGCAGATGAAACGGAAGTGATTCTGAGTGGGGGCAAAACCTTCTCGACCCGTTTTACCAATAACTATATCTCTCAAAATGGCGCGCAGAAGGAATATGACCTGACCGTGCGTGTGGCCTTTGGGCAGCAGGTGGGTGTGGCTTCCTGCAATCTTTTTGATGGAGATAACCTCAAAAAGGTTGTTGACAATGCCTGTAATGCAGCCCGCCACAGCAAACCCGACCTTGACTGGACGTCTGTGCTGGAGCCAACAGATCATCAGGAAATGAATGATGCCTATCTGCAGGACACGATTGACTATACTCCGCATGAAAAGGCCGAACGCCTGGCACCGATTTTGAAACAGTCCATTGACAA
The window above is part of the bacterium (Candidatus Blackallbacteria) CG13_big_fil_rev_8_21_14_2_50_49_14 genome. Proteins encoded here:
- a CDS encoding ABC transporter ATP-binding protein, encoding MFAIECHEVCKTFQDGNWWSKQRKQFKAVDHVSFQVPKGEVFGLLGTNGSGKSTLIRMLSTLLLPDSGSVRIMGLDIEASAMEVRRLINRVAVDAAFFKKLSAWENLSYSARLYGIHPGQNRERIVGILTRLGLKEAKLHDSIEDMSRGMQQKVAIARALIAVPPVLLLDEPTTGLDPVSKREVRNFIREVRQDHATSILLTTHDMQEAEELCDRIAIMSEGRLVKVGSMEVLRAAAAKTHEEKQTLGLEEIFFRLTGKSIHEEGMTYVS
- a CDS encoding ABC transporter, coding for MFHSRRLKIGGMRELYAVVAFVERQFNLCKRYWTWELVFLFYTVINTLTIAFIAVGMQKQGHAIQPDYVFYLVIGALMWGFLGIIFHEISNSISWERWEGTIEQTFMAPVQRLTHLGGVCSFAVLYGLLRTGLVLVAMTFFFGMGLPKANYAGALLVLGAASLSFIGLGLMAAILPLLSPEKGSQATHIMEGVLLLVSGIYYPVEALPEWLQSFAIFSPATYALEGVRKALLQGAGVAELWPLAAKLLLMSLLFVPLGLGIFHTAETYAKRAGLLKRNG
- a CDS encoding peptidase C69; the protein is MPVIERDLAQLAVDTALQRGATYADARIIRLQTEQLDIRNGNVNGIKQHLEVGIGIRVLVDGAWGFAANPDLKKSKVEIAVDRAIALARDSAHLYHAPVVLARRAPIVTVWKSPCQIDPFGVSLEDKLGFLFEAEEEMRRVKGIAFTEAGMDLWKEWQLFVNSDGSQIEQEIVQTGSGLSATAVSDTDVQTRSFPSSFGGQFKSAGYELIPTLNLKDNAQRVAEEAVQLLTAKACPVGEKTLILGGSQLALQVHESCGHPVEFDRVLGHEADFAGTSFLTPEKRNNFQYGSEIVNIVADATAPGGLGSFGYDDEGTPAQKSDIIKDGRFVGYLMSRETAESNEMESNGAMRAQGWNHTPIVRMSNINLLPGDWELQAMIESTEDGIMVCDNRSWSIDDKRLNFQFGGELGWEIKGGKIVGMVKNPTYTGITPQFWRSCDAIANQNHYQIWGTPNCGKGQPMQVARVGHGVSYARFQNVKVGVGYAE